Part of the Moraxella ovis genome is shown below.
ATGCGATGATGACGCCATCGGCAGAATGAGTATTGTCGCCTGCGTTCAATATCACACCACTATCGGCATCAGCTATCTTTGTGATTATTTCTTGTTTAAATGAGATGAGCGGATGGGATAGGATGGCTGTAGCAAGGTTCTTGGGGTGGATGAGACCTGCCTTTGGCACGAGGGTGTGGATGTTCTGATTTGGATAGACTGATGTGATCTCATGGATGAGTTCATCAGGATAAGGGCTGATCAGCGCTTGTAGTTTGTCCGTGCTTTTTTGGGTGGGTAATAAAAAATCCATCACGCCCGACTGCACGAAGACATCGCCATGTTTATTTAATGCTTGATAAAACCGCTCGGCATATAAGAATGAAACGGTGGATAGATGATCCTTTGCGTGTTCGATGAGTGACAGCTTGGGGGCGAACAGCGCTCTGGGATTTGCCGATGCACCTGTTGGTGGTGTGTTCTTATCAAAAATAGTCACCTGAATACCGCGTCTGGCAAGTGCCAAAGCAGCACACAGCCCTGATACACCTGCGCCAATGATGGCGATGTGATTGGGAATTTGCTTAGGTTTATCGTCTTGACAGGATAATCTGCCTGTCAGCATTTCGCGCTTACGACCAAATCCTTGGCGCTTAGTCATCTCAAAGCCGGCAGCTTGCAGCCCACGTCTGACAAAGCCTGCCGCGGTGAATGTCGCGAGCGTCGCACCTGAATTAGACAGCTGACTGATGGCGCTAAACAGCTCATCTGACCATAGGTCACTATTCTTGCTGGGAGCAAAGCCATCTAAGAACCACGCATCAACCATCAAGGTAGGCTTATTCTGTACACATCGAGATTGAATTAAGTGATCAAAGCTCTCTTGGGCATCACCTAGCCACAGATCAAGAGTAATGTCATCTTGAATGTGAATGCGATGACAGCCTGGCAGGAGTAGCGGGTATTGATGGATGAACCGATCAATGAAGTGTTGAATTTGTTTATCATCTTGCCATGCTGAAAGAGCGGTGCGTAGATCATCTTGGCTTAGGGGGAACTTTTCGGTACTAATGAAATGCAGTCTGGCACTGGCATTTAGTTGTTGATTTTGTTTTAAGGTTGTCCAGAATTTGCACAATGCCAAGAAGTTTAGCCCTGTGCCAAATCCGGTCTCGGCGACGACAAAGGTCTGTCTGTCGCCAAGGTTGGCCAGTCTATCGGTAAGGTCATTGCCTTCGATGAATACATAATGACTTTCGTGTATTCCACCTGCATGCGAAAAATACACGTCATCAAATGCGTGCGAGACTGGCACGGTGTTGCCCAGATGGTCGGTTTGCCATGTGATGTCGGCAACACTCAGCGTGTTAGTCATTGCTGTCTTTGGGTAGTGCTTGGATGAAAGGCTTAACATCGACGTGGCTGTAAACGCCACTGTGTAGGTATGGTTCATCGCCCGCCCATGTGCGCGCTTGTTCGATGTCGTCAAAATGCGCGATGATCAGGCTGCCACTCATGGCGGGTTCGCCGTGATTGATGGGTGTAGGACCTGCGATAACGAGGCGGTTCTGAGCGTGCAGGGCGGTCAGTCGCTCTAAGTGAGCAGGGCGAATCTCGGCACGCTTGGCGGTGCTGTCGGCGACGTCATGACCGATGATGGCGAATAATGGCATGGTGTATTCCTTGTGTGATGGATATTGTGATAAAAGTTATTATTTAGTAGGTGTTTCTTCAAGTTTAAAATGCTTACGCAGCACGACAAACATGCCCACCATAAAGCTCATCATGACAATAATATCACCAAAAGCGGTAAATTCACCCCAGTATTCGCCGTTCATGAATACAAAGGCAAAAAAGGCGTGTAGGCTTGCCATAAGCGTGAATAGCCCAACCCATGCCCAGTTCAATTTCATCCAGCCCTGAACGGTTAAATTTAATACAGGGTCTAGCAGCTTACGAATGATTGGCTGGCGTGCTTTATTAAATAATGGCGAGATGGCAAGACCTAGAGCGAAGGCAAGATTAATCAATATCGCCTTTAAGCGGATGTAATAATCATCACTGAGCGCAAGGGTTAGTCCGCCAAAGACAACAGTCATCAGCAGAACGAACCATTGTTGTTTTTCTAGGCGGAATTTTTGACTAAAAAACAAATAACCATAAATGATAGTCGTCCCAAGTATGAGCCCAAGTGTACCTACCAAGATGTGATTATTATCCACACCGCCAGACAGCCCAAAGATTGACAACAGGGGGTGGTTGGCGTCTGTCTTATCCGTGTTCTTATAAAGAATATAAAAGATGATGAGCGGTAGGAAGTCGAGTAGGGATTTCATGAGTTTGGCTGTTTTATTTAAACGTCATATTTTACATGGTTTTGGCCGAAAAATCAGCCTTTAGTTGCTGGTTTCGCCGTAATTAAACCATCGAATCTAAAATAACAAATAAGCCCAAATCAATTAGGCTTATTTATCGTTCATTAGCTTCTTAGTGTCTTATCGTTCGCATCAACGACCACACTCGGCTTTAAAGGCATGAGCGGGGCGACTAGGGCTGCTTTTAGGACTTCGTCAATGGTCTCAACCGCTTGAATGGTCAAGCCTTCTTTGACGTTGTCAGGAATGTCAGCAAGGTCAGGTTCGTTGGACTTGGGGATAAGCACGTGATTGATACCGCCACGATGTGCGGCAAGCAGTTTTTCTTTTAGACCGCCAATTTTAAGCACCTTACCACGCAAGGTAACCTCGCCCGTCATGGCGATGTCGGCACGAATGGCAATGCCTGTAAAGGCGGACACCAAAGCGGTGGTCAGAGCAATACCTGCGGACGGACCGTCTTTGGGTGTGGCACCTTCGGGCATATGCACATGAATGTCGGTGTCTTTGAATTTGTCATAGCTGATGCCAAAGCGTTCGCCCCCAGCTCGCACCACGCTCATGGCGGCACGGATAGACTCTTTCATGACATCACCAAGCGACCCTGTAAAGACAAGCTCGCCCTTGCCTTGCATGGTGGCGGTCTCAATGGTCAGTAGC
Proteins encoded:
- the mnmC gene encoding FAD-dependent 5-carboxymethylaminomethyl-2-thiouridine(34) oxidoreductase MnmC is translated as MTNTLSVADITWQTDHLGNTVPVSHAFDDVYFSHAGGIHESHYVFIEGNDLTDRLANLGDRQTFVVAETGFGTGLNFLALCKFWTTLKQNQQLNASARLHFISTEKFPLSQDDLRTALSAWQDDKQIQHFIDRFIHQYPLLLPGCHRIHIQDDITLDLWLGDAQESFDHLIQSRCVQNKPTLMVDAWFLDGFAPSKNSDLWSDELFSAISQLSNSGATLATFTAAGFVRRGLQAAGFEMTKRQGFGRKREMLTGRLSCQDDKPKQIPNHIAIIGAGVSGLCAALALARRGIQVTIFDKNTPPTGASANPRALFAPKLSLIEHAKDHLSTVSFLYAERFYQALNKHGDVFVQSGVMDFLLPTQKSTDKLQALISPYPDELIHEITSVYPNQNIHTLVPKAGLIHPKNLATAILSHPLISFKQEIITKIADADSGVILNAGDNTHSADGVIIASGYESHLLHDKLFNPRKIRGQVSWLAIDDDTNSKLPNQPIKYDGYCAKFNDDENYFLMGASFVRNCTDTDVNNEEHQFNIDKFSQGLPTISKHLNLSPDRLSGRASIRAQTPDYHPIIGQVEGNIYAMYGMGSKGFTFAPLCGEMIAGMICDEVLPISEILLNKISPNRPRLQTPLSDNE
- a CDS encoding YciI family protein encodes the protein MPLFAIIGHDVADSTAKRAEIRPAHLERLTALHAQNRLVIAGPTPINHGEPAMSGSLIIAHFDDIEQARTWAGDEPYLHSGVYSHVDVKPFIQALPKDSND
- a CDS encoding inner membrane-spanning protein YciB, whose amino-acid sequence is MKSLLDFLPLIIFYILYKNTDKTDANHPLLSIFGLSGGVDNNHILVGTLGLILGTTIIYGYLFFSQKFRLEKQQWFVLLMTVVFGGLTLALSDDYYIRLKAILINLAFALGLAISPLFNKARQPIIRKLLDPVLNLTVQGWMKLNWAWVGLFTLMASLHAFFAFVFMNGEYWGEFTAFGDIIVMMSFMVGMFVVLRKHFKLEETPTK